Part of the Opisthocomus hoazin isolate bOpiHoa1 chromosome 5, bOpiHoa1.hap1, whole genome shotgun sequence genome, CTGCCTTTCCCAGCTGAACCAGGCTCGCCCCAGGCCCCTGCCAAAACCCGGCAGGATGAGTTGGAGAACAATAATTGTACTGGCGAGCCTTACTGTGGTCAAAGCCCTTCCTAGAAGTTATCGGGACATAGGTAAGAATGCATCTCATATTTTTACTCTGTTGTTTTGTGTAAGAGTGACGGCTGCAGCTTCACGTGCGTGGTTATTTGGTATCTCGCTTTGCCGCTGCCAGTTCCACGTGGGTATCTGCTTAGGGGTCAAAGCTCTACAAGAAAACGGGATCTGCATAGATTCTCTTGCGATGACCCTTAGGTGTGCTGCTTCTCAACGGCTTGAGAAGCCGTGCAGTGTGCAGGACGGCCCGCGACTGCCGAGAGGAAGGCTGTCGAAGGGTAACTGAATGCGCAGGGCGGCGGTTGCGCCGCTGATCCTAGGGACTCCAAGAACCGCTGAAGGGAAGCCTGCGGTCGTCCCGGCCTCCCTCCACTGTCCTGGTGGGATCCCCGGAGCGACGCTACCTCCAGCCAGCCATTCGGGGTAGCCAAGCTACACGGTCGCTCTGTATCACCCTTCGGAGGGGTCTCACCCTCTCTCCATTCACTGCTGAAGGAGCGGGCGAGGACCACGCTTCTCACTGAGGTTAAGGGCCTCAAATGAGACCACTGAAAACCTCCAAGAGCGTCCGGTTCAGATGCTTCTTTCACATTACATATTGTTATCATTAGtcaactttttttcatttttataacctCCAAAAGCACTCAGTGGCCCATCAGTGTAAAACACAACCAATGCTCGTGTTATTTTTCTCATGTTATGGTCTCAGCAGACACCATCACATTACTCAGAGCGAGAAGCTGCCTTATTTCTCTGATTTGTTTGATCCTTTTCTACCGCTCTCAGCCCTACCGACACGAGGGTGAGACGGCAACGTATTGATTTGGGAACAGGCcccttattttaaaatcaatctcTCAGAATGTTCTCTAGCAAAGAAGCAACTCAGGAAATTACTGCATTTAGGTTTTCCCATTAGTAAAGGCCCAGAGGCAAAGTAAAAAGATTATCACAGGATCTTCACGTAGATCGGACCCAGTTGTTTTCCACTGGGCCGGTTCACGACACGGACAgaaggacccacagaggtcccttccaaccccgaccattctgtgattctgtgattctgtgacacagctCTGTGAATTTCTGAAGAGCTTTGCCAACCAGTGTAGTCCTCAATTTATCCTGTTTTTACTGTACAGAAGAACTTTCATCTGCAGCTAAAGAGTGGTCAAGCACACCTTTAAGTAGCTCAGGCAAGGGTGAAAGGTGCTTTGTAAGGCGCGTATTTAATCATATGAAGTGCATCATCAAAGTAGCTGAACGCCCTCGAGGTTTGAGCGTATTCCTCCCCACAACACCTGATCTAGGCAGGGAAATTATACTGGCCCCATTATGTTGTAGGTCAGAAATAAATCATTCCAAATCCTCACCCTGAAGTCAAATGGGAAGTTCAATCTCACACCTTCCTACCCCCAGTGCTAGTACCCCAGGcaccaaattatttttctcccagaCTCCAGTACCAAAAAAGTAAAAGGTCTTTGATGAAGCATTCACTAAACATTTCTTATTCAAATTATCTtgtttttcagaggaaagaaacagcattGGCCAACGTTTTTCTCAGCTGCAGGAGAATAATTTTAAAGCCATGTAAGTGGTCCAGGTAAAGCGTCTGCTTGCAGATTCGCAGCCGCTGAGCATCCTCATGTCGTGGGGAAAGAAGCACGGGTCGCGAGTCAAACACCCTGCACCAGCTCAGCCCGGGTGACACGAATCCTCTTACTGTCTCGCCCATAAAAGTTACAGCACTGGTTTTTAGGCAGCCACCAACAGGTTTAACGCTGTGTGTTCTCCTCGTAGTGCCATGGTCATGTTTGCTCAGTACGTGCAAGGAGGCACGTTTGGCAAAGCCGCTAAAATGGCCGAGGATGTCACCGACCTCGGCAAAAGGTGTGCTGCTGCGGCCAGAGACAGCCCGGATTGCCTGAAGCCTTTGGTAAGCACCTGCATGCTTCTGAGGTGGCAAACGTTTCCAGATGGGACTTCTAATTTCAGAGTCCTGGTACGCGTTTTTGGCCTTCCTTGTGTATGCCTGTTTGGCCTCACGGACTCATTCTCCCCGTTCCCATCTATAAAGCATCTCAAGATAACCATCtttccatctgaacccgaggaagaacttcttccctctgagggtgacggagccctggcccaggctgtccagggaggctgtggagtcttcttctctggagatattcaagacccgcctggacgtggtgctgtgcagccggctctgggtgaccctgcttcggcagggggttgggctgggtgacccacagaggtccctgccaccccccaccATGCTGTCATTCTGTCTGTCATAACTGGAGGAGAACACAGCCACCCCAGATATCACAGCATCTTTTGCAATCCTTGACCTGTATCTTTCTAAAAGGTGTTCAGAAAGTTGTGCTTTTATGGCTGGTGTAGCAAAATTCCGGAGAAGCCAAATTAGCTATTTCTAGGAAATAACGACGTTTATGGGCATTTGCTCTACTCCATCAACTCGCATTCCTGGTTTTCGCTGGTGCCTGCTCCAACGCACTTTTGGAGCTGGCCGATCGAGTCGTGAAACATGAACGTCAGTCTGTGTCACGACTCATTTCTGCCTCGTGCGAGGCACTGGAACAAACCCTGAATGAAAGCCGCTCCCAGCCCAGGTGTGACGGCCAGGTGGGCTCCAGCCCTGCCGCTCGGTGAAGACGAGACGGGACGCGGCTCACCGCGCGAGCCCGACCGGGGTTAGGGAGCACGGCccctgctgtgctgcagggcagCGACCGAACAACCCTCTTGGCTGCTATCAAAAGGGTCTGAATGATGTCCTGAGGTTCAGAGCGTTTGAGAACCACCCCACCTGGAAGCCTGTCTCGGCACAAGAGCAGTATCAGAGTTTAGGAAGTCACCACTTGCAGGTTTTAGAGGTCGGTCTGTCACTGCAGCCAAAGCAGGAGGCAACAAAGGGAGAAACTGTGGGTTCAGGCAAGCTGGGGCTTGTCGGCTTCAAGCAGCCTCCTCAGAGAGCTCAGGGGAGTGCAATGGAATCCTCACACAAATTAACTTCTTCCTAATTTTTCACAGGACAGGATTTTCCTCGATACGATATGCCAGGAGGAAAACCTCCCCAGGTTTACTGACTGCTGTGCCAAAAAGGACCCTGAAAGACACGACTGCTTCCTCTCCCTCAAAAACTCATCGAGAGGGTTCATTTCTCCTTTCGAAAGGCCAAATCCTGAAGCTGCCTGCAAAAACCACTCACAGCATCCACACCGATTAACAGGACAGTAAGTAAATCACTCAGAGGTTCGTTGCCCGGATATGACAGTTTTGTGCCTGGAGACAGCAAATGCAGCATCGACCAAGACGTTCAGTCTCAGATTCTCTGTAATCTCGTACTCGTTTCTCTTCCTAATGTGAATTATTTGCATAATTCATCTAGCTGTAATTGTCCCTACGTGGAGGCTGCTCCGCCACCTCCTGCGCTGGATACAGGTCTGAATGACAAACAGCCAGGCCTGGGTTACTGCAGTCTGTGTAAAAGCCTCATCTGTACCCAGGGGCCTCCCTTTACTCCTCAGCAGCCAAGCAGATGTTCTGCTGCCTCTAAGCCAGAGCTGGCAGGAAAACGTCAGCCCCGTCAGAATTTTTCCAAGATAAACACCGCACTGTGCAGCTTGTCGTGACGACAGGAGAACAATCTCTGTTAGCAGCTGTCATTTTAACACACGGCAGATGCTGCAGTAACACTGCTGCCCTCGCACGGAGGGGCTTACTCCGAAACTAAAGGTGTTTCTCCCTCGGCTTTAGTTTTATCTACGAGGTTTCCAGAAGGCATCCTTTCCTCTACGCCCCAGCGATCCTTTCTGTCGCCGCCCGTTACGCGGAGATGATGCAGACCTGCTGCGGAAGCGCTGCAGACCCCGCTGCCCAGCTGGAGGAATGCTTTCGGCGACAGGTATGCCACCGAAGGGTTTTCGTTCAGTGATGGGCAGCCGGGGCTTCCCTGCAGCTAAACAAACGCTGAGGCCGAGGTATCAGCCGTTTCCTTGTCGGCATCTGAGCCCGATCGTAGAATTCGCCTTGTCAAGGACAAGCTGAAATCAGACTTAAACACTCTCTTGAATGAGAGCTTGAGCTTCTAAACAGCAGTGCCCAGCTGTGGGGTGTCGGCAGCTGTAGCTTtacagagaccccagggtggTCCCCGCGCCCTGCGGTAGCATCTCTGCCCACCCCAGCTCCGCTGCGTGCACCGGGCTGCCGTAAGGGTGCCGAGCGACGACGCGGCGCTACACATCGTGCAGAAATCCgatttcttttcctgctggaagCCCCAGGACACCTCTGCTGCTCGGCCGGGCACCCGCGCTGCAGAGACGAGCCCCCCGCGTACCCCGCGCCGGGCATTCAGCGCgaggtggccagcaggacaagggaggttctccttcccctctacactgccctggtgaggcctcatctagagtactgtgtccagttctgggctccccagttcaagaaagatgaagagctactggagagagtccagcggagggctacaaggatggtgaggggactggagcatctccactacgaggagaggttgagggaactgggcttgttcagcctgaagaagagaaggctgcgaggggaccttataaatgcctacaaatatctgaagggtgggtgtcaggacgatggggccaagctcttttcagtggtgcccagtgacaggacaaggggcaatgggcacaaactgaggcacaggaagttccgtctgaacatgaggaggaacttcttccctctgagggtgacggagccctggaacaggctgcccagggaggttgtggagtctccttctctggagatattcaagacctgcctggacaaggtcctgtgcagcctgctgtaggtgaccctgcttcggcaggggggttggactagatgacccacagaggtcccttccaacccctactattctgtgattctgtgattctgtgaggtgccCGCGGCGGTGGGAGGTCAGGCTGAGACCGTGCCTTGTGCAGCTGGGCCGGGCTGCGAGTGACGGCGTGGCTCACCCTGAGCTGACGCAGAGCCGGCCGTGTAGCTCCCGGTGACAGTTCCTTCCCCTGTGCTGGGAACGCTGAACCATCCTCTAAAGGTGTTCTGGTTTCTGCTCACAGAACGCTTCAGTGCTGCTGACTAAAGAGCAAGCACCACAGCTAGTTCACGCGGCAGCTCGGACAGCAATTTTCTTTCACTATTATTAAAAAtccctgtttaaaaaaacccatagaatcatagaaagttttgggtcggaagggacccctagagctcatctagtccaacccccccgcagcgagcagggacaccgctaacgagatcaggttgctcagagccctgtccaacctggtctggaatgtttccagggatggggcctccaccacctctctgggcaacccgttccagtgttccaccaccctcattgtaaagaatttcttccttatatccagcctaaacctaccctgttttagtttaaaaccgttacccctcgtcctgtcactgttgtctctactaaacagattgtccccatctttcctatgggctccctttaagtactgaaaggctgcagtcaggtctccgtgcagccttctcttctccaggctgaacaagcccaactctctcagcctgtcctcctaggagaggtgctccagccctcaggtcatttttgtagccctcctttggacccgctccagcagttccatgtccttcttgtgctgagggctccagagctgaacacagtactccaggtgaggtctcaccagagcagagtagaggggcagaagcacctccctcgacctgctgcccacgcttctgatgcagcccaggacatggttggcccatCACTGCAGTAGTTTCAGCGTAAAGCGTtgtcttttcttccacttccatGGTCTGCATCTTCTTCCCACCAGGCCCCAAAGGTGGTGAAACCAATCAAAGACGACAGCCTGAGGCAGGAGCACACCTGTGGAATCTTGCAGAAGTTTGGAGACAGGACCCTAAAGGCCCTGTGAGTCTCGCCCACGTTTATCATTATTTTGGAGCGAAGCGTGGCTGTGGCACGGTAGCTGCGGGTGGCTGCACGCCTGCAGGCAGCCGTGACCCCGGATACCAGCCGTGCCCTTTCTGTGTGCAGCTCACCAGCAGCACCTAACCAGGAATACAGATTTATACAGATTTATGCACGACGGCCGTCACCGTTTCCTGACAAACTGCCGTTAGCTTTCAAAATCTACACCCAAAGTCTGAAACAGAACGCATCTCCCTGTGACGGAAGAGTGGTTGAGAGCAAAACACAACTCGTCTCTCACCACCCTTGCTGACACAAGGCTGCTCCTGCAGTGTGGTGCTCACCTACCACATCTCCTCCCGCCACCCCACACCCTCAGGTACCTCTGCGAATCTCAGCTGTGGGCTTCAGGGGACGCCCACTTGTTAACGTcagtgggagcagggagagaCCATCCCGGAGCAGCCTGGACACCCCCTCCACAGAAAAGCGATGATAGCTATCACAGCCTCACGCTGTGAATATAAACGATAACTGTTTTTCTTCGTTGTAGGAAACTCGCTCAGATAAGCCAAAAATTCCCTAAAGCTGATTTTGTCACCGTAAACAAACTGGTGACGGATGTTGCTAACATGCACCAGGACTGCTGCCGTGGAGATATGCTGGGCTGCATGCACGACAGGGTAAAGCTCATTTACTATTTCTGTGTCTGCAGAAACTGAATgcactttttttgttgctttcagatccttttttttcctcctgtcctgTCCCGTCTGGACGAgctcctatgcagcctgctgtgggtgaccctccttgggcagagggttgggctgggtgacccacagagggcccttccaaccccaaccagtctgtgattctgtactgatCGCTCTCCAAAACTGGGGTTTAACTCTCCAGTCTAAAAGCCTGCCTGATCTTCCCGTCTGGCTTCTCCTGGTGTGCAGCCACCAACCAGGGCAGAAGCATCACCGTGTGACTGAAGCCGCCCAACGCGGTGGTTTCGGCTGCGGCTCCTGGCTGTGCCGTGTATTTTCCGTGCGGCTCCCGGCAGCACGCGGTCCTGCCCGCCCTCCGTCCTGTGCCGCCGTCCGACCTGCCGAATCCCCTTCTCTCACCGCTTGCCCGTGGCGTCTGGCAAGGCAGCTGAGCCCTGGTGCAGGGGCTACCCAGGGGCACCCGCCGAACGGcaggcacggggctgcagcaaggaGATCAACGGGACCTCGGTCGCCTTCCTCGCTCTGCCAGATGGCTGTCGCACAGCTTCGGCCAGCCACCTCCTCTCTTTGGGAGCCACTTGCTCCGTCTGTAAAATGGAGACAAAAACACCGAtcgaaaataagacaaaaaaaaagaagaccaaAATCCAATAACATTTCCTTCATTCCCTTTTTTGCTTTACAGGAAGAGATTCTACACTACGTCTGCACCAACCAAGACATCCTATCAAGTAAAATTGGGAAGTGCTGTGAAAAGCCTCTGCTGCAAAGGAGTGAATGCATAGTTAACGCAGAAAACGATGACAAACCTGCCGACTTGTCCCCCCACGTCAGGGAGTTCATAGAAGACGAAGGAGTATGCGAACGTTTCGCCCAGGAAAAAGACACTCACTTGGCCAGGTAACGTGGGTCTGCCTCTGCTCTtcaccctctgagggtgacggatccctggaagaggctgcccagggaggttgtggagtctccttctctggagatattcaagacccgcctggacaagatcctgtgcagcctgctctgggtgaccctgcttgggctgggggttggactagatgacccacagaggtcccttccaacccctactattctgtgattctgtgattctgtgattcatctcgCTGCTTCAGTACTTGGGCCAAGAGATGACACGCTGGACGTTCAAGCCCAGCTCGTCACCTCAGACCTGGCCGCTCTGTCGGCACGTAGGCATGGGACACTGCGCAAGCTGACCGTAGTAGAGCACCGCTCAGCCCCAGCAGGTGTGGAATGGGAACAAATGCAGAACAGGGCACGACTGTTACTTCAGAGACAAAACTGAAGAAGCACACGTGAATTATAGGTGCTGCCAGTTCTGATCTCAGGCCCAAAATACAACCTCGATGCGTTCTGAAGTGGGAATTCAAAAACACTTCTTGAAGTCAGGCTCGTGTCTTGGCTCCGGCAGGATTGGTGCCTTTCTGTTCTAGCCTTGCTCCTTTGCGCAGTGAAGCCCTGGCCGTGCCTGTAGTAAACTCGGGCAAGGACACCACGGGCTGCAGCAGGAACGGCGTCGAGTCCCAGAGGCAGAGAATCCATCTCCAGTAGCCCACATGGCTGCCTTTTATGAAAAGTGCAGCCGATCGCTCGGGCGCGGCGGCTGCGCAGGGGGGACTGCTTCAGCAGGGCCAGCCCTTTCTGATGAGAAAGGGGTCTGATGCTGGAAATTATTCCATTATCATTTTGATAGGatggaaaacagagcaaaacgCCAAGCCCCACCAAGCTCTGCGCTACCCCTGACCCAAGCTGACACTGAGCCCTGCTGCTTTGGCTCATCTCTAATCACTGACGCTCCCCATATTGCAGGTTTCTGTACGAATACTCCAGGAGACACCCTGAATTTTCTCCTCAGATGCTTTTAAGGATTGCGAAAGGCTACGAGGACCTACTGAGCGAGTGCTGCCAGGCCGGCGCTGCGGACGACTGCCGCAGCAGAGGGGTGGGTGCCGCCAGGCTGCACGCAGCGCACCGACGGCTCCGAGCGTCTGGCCGCACAGGGAATATCCCTGCTCCTGGTCCAGAGCGGGTACCCACAGCCCCCCAACAAACCCAGCCCACAGGGCGAGGCCTGGCTGATTCCCCTGCGGAAAAGGCACCGACAGAGCCTTTGCAACCCGCAACTGCCAAgcagtttgaggtggagagacaggGGTGCCGGGGAAAGGGATGGAGCGGGCACTTCTGCGAGCCCTGCTCTCTTTCGGGCTCCCCAGCAGTGCCGACTGCCCTCGTGCAAACCTACGAGGTGCCCACGGTTATCGTCTCAGACACAGACAGCGGCGTTGTAAACATCTGAGGTTAGGAGCCACCCCGTGTCTCTGACCCAGCCTTCCATCAGTGACACAAAAGTCAAAATTTCAAGGTGATTGAAGGTGGGAATTTATCGCAATCGGGCAGTTTGTAGAGGTTTCAGACAGATGAGGACTTTCTCATGGTATTAAAAGTGGGGGGCACATATTAGGTGAGAGGCAGCCATAGCTGGCCAGCCCTTACATGAGGCAACAGGGCATTCTGCGGTCCTCCCCGGTACGACGACTCctcacattaatttattttttcaggagGAAGAACTGAAGAAACACATTTATGAAACGGAAAGCGTCATGAAGACAAGCTGTGACATTTACAAGGAGAAAGGAGATTAC contains:
- the LOC104331903 gene encoding alpha-fetoprotein-like, with amino-acid sequence MTKQLLRWKLDIPHFSPSGLPALPNNVQRFAATKRTSSISSPYCLQATHTGKDLLNIQLNQARPRPLPKPGRMSWRTIIVLASLTVVKALPRSYRDIEERNSIGQRFSQLQENNFKAIAMVMFAQYVQGGTFGKAAKMAEDVTDLGKRCAAAARDSPDCLKPLDRIFLDTICQEENLPRFTDCCAKKDPERHDCFLSLKNSSRGFISPFERPNPEAACKNHSQHPHRLTGHFIYEVSRRHPFLYAPAILSVAARYAEMMQTCCGSAADPAAQLEECFRRQAPKVVKPIKDDSLRQEHTCGILQKFGDRTLKALKLAQISQKFPKADFVTVNKLVTDVANMHQDCCRGDMLGCMHDREEILHYVCTNQDILSSKIGKCCEKPLLQRSECIVNAENDDKPADLSPHVREFIEDEGVCERFAQEKDTHLARFLYEYSRRHPEFSPQMLLRIAKGYEDLLSECCQAGAADDCRSRGEEELKKHIYETESVMKTSCDIYKEKGDYYFQNELLMSFTKKMPQLTSAELIKFTKQMTTIGSKCCQLSQDKLLPCAEENLDLVLGEICRRHLTDPINPGVCHCCSSSYALRRPCMGKLDVDESYVPLSLTPGLFTFHEDLCTTEEEKLQHKKQEMLINLIKYKPQITQEQLTSVTAAFAAMREQCCAAGSPEACFGTEGPELIKRSEKMLSA